TGCAAAGAATGACAACGCTTGCGGCACTCCCTTCCTGGCCGTGACGGTATAGACATACTGGTGCCCCGGCTTGGCAGAATAATCTGCCCACTGGAAGCTCTGGATCGGGTGATCGAACGTCGAATAAGGCGAACCGGTGGGAAATCCCGGATCTGTCTCGGCGAACGCTTTCATCGCCGTCAGATAGCCCGCTTCGTTCTCCGTGAGATCGAAGCGGTGGATCGAGAACCCGAGGAGACCATCGCAATCGCCTTCCGGTAGATCAAAGCCAAGCAGCACGACGTACGTACCGGCGACGGCATAAACTGTAAGTCGGTCGTTTGAATTTGTGATTCGCATCGTATCCTCACAAGTTCGTAGAACTAAATATTGGAAAGTTTGCAGAACCACCCTCGCAGCCCTTTCGCATGCCGTGAACCACCTGTTCGTATTGCCACACAAGATCCGCTGGGCTACGTACCCTGAGAGGCCCACTGTCGAGCACGTGGGTATAGATCCTCGTGGTGATGACGTCCTTGTGGCTCAGCAGCTCTTCGATGGTACGGATGTCTTGCCCACTTTCAGCAGGTGCGTGGCAAAGGAGTGGCGGAAGGTATGGCTGCAGGTAGCCCTGGTCACCTCGGCTTCGGCCACGGCGCGATTCACTGCCTTCTTCACCACGCTCGGATCGAATTGACTACTGCCCTGGGTGCCTGAATCCCTTTCATGCCAATGGATCTGCTGGGGGAACACTCATTACCAGCACAATTCCCGGTTGCCACTTGGCTACTTGCGCAAGAGTGCATAGGGCATCAGCACCCGCCCCCACCCAGCGGCCAGATCACCCTGGTACAGGAGACGAACCCTCAGAAGCTGCTCCCGCATCGCCTGCCACCACGCTCTGCAGTAGTGGGCTCAGCAGGCCTATACCGCCCTTGGAGAGGCGCACAGTGCCCTCAGGTCACCTCGCCACCAGTTGGTGTGGGGCTGGACTCAGGTATCAACCACATCCCCACCTAAGCCTCCGGATTCAACAGGGGCTACAACAGAGGCGCCGCCGCCCCGCAGCCATGGCCTACTGGTGGGTGAACCACAAACAGACCTACCGGCAGGAGACCGACGGCGGCTACATCTGGTCGCCGAAGGCCAATGCCAACGGCGCCCGCAATGTGAGCTACGACAACCTCACCCGCTGCCAGCGGGGGGATGTGGTGTTCAGCTATGCCAACGGGCGGATCAGCCAGCTGGGCCTGGTGGACACGGCGGCTATCACGGCTACCAAGCCGCCGGAGTTCGGCTCAGCGGGGGAGAACTGGAGCCAGGAGGGCTGGCTGGTGCGGGTGAACTGGCAGCCGCTCCGCCAGGCCCTGGTCCCGCAGACGTTCTTTGAGCTGCTGCAGCCGCTGCTGCCGGAACGCCACAGCCCGATCAACACCAGCACAGGGAAGGGATTGCAGGGGGTGTACCTGGCGGGGCTCAGCGAAACCCTGGGGTTGTTGCTGCTGAAGCTGATTGAAGACCACGCCGATGCAGCGGTGCGGGTGCACCTGGTGGTGCTGGCAGAAGAGGGCGCCTACACCGCCGCCCTGCTCGATGACATGGAGCGGTTGCGGGAGGTGCCGAGCAGCACCGAACGCGATGCGCTCACCAAGGCGCGGCTGGGGCAGGGGTTGTTTCGCCATCGGGTGTCGGAGCTGGAGCCGGCCTGCCGGGTCACGGGTCTAGCGCGGCAGGAGTTTCTGGTGGCGAGCCACATCAAACCCTGGCGATCCTGCGACAACAGCGAGCGGCTGAGCGGATCCAATGGCCTGCTGCTCTCCCCCCATGTGGACAAGCTGTTTGATCGCCACTGGATCAGCTTCGATTCAGGTGGCGAGGTGATCTGGCAGCACGAGGCGGCCGGCGAGGCCTTGCGCTGCTGGGGCATCGAAGGGGCGAATCTGATCCGCCCGTTCAGCCGCGAGCAGGAGCAGTTTCTCAGCGCCCATCGCCAGGAGTTGCGCTGAGGTCGCCTGGCTCAAGCGGTCTGGGAAAGATCGACCACCACTGGCTGATCGGGCTGACCGGGGGTCCTGTTCACCGCATGGACGAGGTCCGCATCGGTGATCGCGGGGATCACCTCGTACTCCTCTGGTTGGATCACATGGGCATCCACACGCTGAAGATTGGAGCGAATGGGATCTTCAGGAGACGTAGTCACGAAAACGGCGTTGTTCTCTTGCATTGGCCTTTCGCATCGAGATGAAATGACGATCAAACGATCGCTTGGTGTATACGATGACGACGATTCGACCCTGAAGCAGGCCCAGGCACTCGATCCGTTCCTCACCATAATCCCTCCGGACATCCTGGAACTGCAGCGTGCGGCCGGCGAAGACACGCTCAGCATCGAAAAAATCCAGGTCGCGCTGGTCCAGAGCCTACTGGCGCTTAGCCGGGTCAAAGCCGATCACCGGGCAGGAAGCGCTGGTTGAACACCGCGAACGGCATGGGCCCTCAGCGGGGATTCCAGCACTCGCCGCCTGGGATCCGACGCCAGAACTGCATCTGTGGGTGGGGGGTGGTGCCGGGCACCAGCAGCACCTGATATCGGTACTCGGAATCAGCCGCCTACTCGGGGCTCTGGATTAGCCCCGCCTTGGGCTGCGTACTCACGAGGGCAACAAGGAAGGAGGCGGGTTGGGGGATTCGCGTAAGGCCTCCGGAAAATGCCAGGCAGCGCCGGTGGGGTAGCCATCGTGATACAGGAAAAGATGACACGGCGTAGTGCTGGGAAAACCACTGAAGATGGAGACAGACTGGGTGGCCTAGAGGGGGAGTTTGGGCGTTAATTCCAATACCAGCTGCGTATCAGAGCCGGATTCAGAAGCAACTCCTCCGCGCTTAGCAGCGCAGACTGGAGAAGGACGGCTATGACAGCTTTCTCCATTTCTCAGCGAAGGCGAATAAAGAGATGGGTCGCTTAGACAAAGTGATAGAGCCGCATAGCCGATTAAGTCCCTTCATC
Above is a genomic segment from Synechococcus sp. MW101C3 containing:
- a CDS encoding HNH endonuclease, producing MAYWWVNHKQTYRQETDGGYIWSPKANANGARNVSYDNLTRCQRGDVVFSYANGRISQLGLVDTAAITATKPPEFGSAGENWSQEGWLVRVNWQPLRQALVPQTFFELLQPLLPERHSPINTSTGKGLQGVYLAGLSETLGLLLLKLIEDHADAAVRVHLVVLAEEGAYTAALLDDMERLREVPSSTERDALTKARLGQGLFRHRVSELEPACRVTGLARQEFLVASHIKPWRSCDNSERLSGSNGLLLSPHVDKLFDRHWISFDSGGEVIWQHEAAGEALRCWGIEGANLIRPFSREQEQFLSAHRQELR
- a CDS encoding BrnT family toxin, whose product is MDQRDLDFFDAERVFAGRTLQFQDVRRDYGEERIECLGLLQGRIVVIVYTKRSFDRHFISMRKANAREQRRFRDYVS